Proteins encoded together in one Pithys albifrons albifrons isolate INPA30051 chromosome 29, PitAlb_v1, whole genome shotgun sequence window:
- the ANKRD39 gene encoding ankyrin repeat domain-containing protein 39: MAGGRRSPPGSCCPGRVAVPSVHQSLAEMDFERGLWAAARDGDEPRVLQLLERSGDPAEPDGAGYTALHYASRNGHLAVCRLLLQRGAPCDARTPGGATPLHRACYCGHLAVSRLLLHHGADPAATDGDGRTPLHKAAEQGHRELCALLLRHCPALAAVCDSKGRRPRDGAHPDVWDLLDT, translated from the exons ATGGCTGGGGGTCGCCGCTCTCCGCCCGGTTCGTGCTGCCCGGGGcgggtggctgtgcccagcgTGCACCAGAGCCTGGCCGAGATGGACTTCGAGCGGG GGCTCTGGGCGGCGGCGCGGGACGGGGACGAGCCGcgggtgctgcagctgctggagcggAGCGGGGACCCCGCGGAGCCCGACGGGGCGGGGTACACGGCCCTG CACTACGCCAGCCGGAACGGGCACCTGGCCGTGTGTCGGCTCCTGCTGCAGCGAGGGGCTCCCTGCGACGCCCGGACCCCCGGCGGCGCCACCCCCCTGCACCGCGCCTGCTACTGCGGCCACCTCGCCGTGAGCCGCCTCCTGCTCCACCACGGCGCGGACCCCGCGGCCACCGACGGCGACGGGCGGACCCCCCTGCACAAG GCAGCCGAGCAGGGGCACCGCGagctctgtgccctcctccTGCGGCACTGCCCGGCTTTGGCCGCTGTCTGCGATTCCAAGGGCCGGCGCCCGCGCGACGGAGCCCACCCGGACGTGTGGGACCTGCTGGACACCTGA
- the SEMA4C gene encoding semaphorin-4C isoform X1 — MPPCPRAARVTPPLLRGPDGPGVAVSPPGTPRCSPRPGAMAPGRPLALVSLLALAATAATAPGASWSAVPRRTVPYAELRDAAKRFSHRGVSHYLTLTLDEAEGLLYVGAREALFALATGTVELKAAISWEAPMEKKAECVQKGKNNQTDCFNYVRFLQSYNSSHLYACGTYAFQPKCTYIELSGFTLEQVAFEDGKGKCPYDPTKGHTGLIVDGELYSATFNNFLGTEPVILRNLGPHYSMKTEYLTSWLNEPHFVASAFVPESSGSSTGDDDKVYFFFSERAVEYDCYAEQVVARVARVCKGDVGGARTLQKKWTTFLKARLVCSAPEQQLHFNRLQAVFTLPGAEWQETTFFGVFQARWGDVDVSAICRYHILEVKKAFEGPYKEYREQAQRWGRYSDEVPSPRPGACITDWHRRNGFASSLELPDNTLNFAKKHPLMDEPVPPQRGCPLLLKKDSNFTQLVVDRVAGLDGTVYEVLFIGTGDGWVHKALDLGTSIHLVEELQVFEPVQPVESLVLAGRKKLLFAGSRFQVAQLPLADCGRYQSCTDCVLARDPYCAWSRNTSACVRSDGQNGSHLVQDVLNSDTSACSVPQAARQWPPAPKNVTVVAGTDLVLTCRLGSNLARVLWTFEGRALAAEQVLVLSDTRLRALVVPGAGVQHSGTYRCLAEEQGARLGAQEYRVAVLAGPGAPLETRAPLENLGVVWVLAVCLGALCLVLLLVVLSLWRRLREELGKGAKAIESTLVYPIELPKEPPSPRFVSSAASDSDEKLWDPSSYYYSDGSLKIVPGHATCRNGGPGTATSPPAAIPGQPLHSPTRIHLGPLRGSSSNGYIRLALGTEERPPCADLAEELRRKLQQRQPLPDSNPEESSV, encoded by the exons ATGCCGCCTTGTCCCCGCGCCGCCCGCGTGACGCCGCCGCTGCTCCGTGGCCCTGACGGGCCCGGCGTGGCCGTGtcccccccagggactccccgGTGTTCCCCCCGCCCCGGCGCCATGGCCCCCGGCCGGCCTCTGGCCCTCGTCTCGCTGCTGGCCCTCGCTGCCACCGCTGCCACCGCCCCGGGGGCCTCGTGGAGCGCCGTGCCCCGGAGAACCGTCCCCTATGCTG AGCTGAGGGACGCGGCCAAGCGCTTCTCCCACAGAGGGGTCTCGCACTACCTGACGCTGACGCTGGACGAGGCCGAGGGGCTGCTCTACGTGGGCGCCCGCGAGGCCCTGTTTGCACTGGCCACCGGCACTGTGGAGCTCAAGGCGGCG ATCTCCTGGGAAGCCCCCATGGAGAAGAAAGCGGAGTGTGTGCAGAAGGGCAAGAACAACCAG ACCGACTGCTTCAACTATGTGCGGTTCCTGCAGAGCTACAACAGCTCCCACCTCTACGCCTGCGGCACTTACGCCTTTCAGCCCAAGTGCACCTACATC GAACTGTCTGGCTTCACCCTGGAACAAGTGGCATTTGAGGATGGCAAAGGGAAGTGTCCCTACGACCCCACTAAGGGACACACTGGCCTCATCGTGG ATGGGGAGCTCTATTCCGCCACCTTCAACAACTTCCTGGGCACGGAGCCTGTCATCCTGCGCAACCTGGGCCCACACTACTCCATGAAGACAGAATATCTCACCTCCTGGCTCAATG agccccacTTCGTGGCCTCGGCGTTCGTGCCGGagagctcaggcagcagcactggcgACGACGACAAGGtgtatttcttcttcagtgAGCGCGCGGTGGAGTACGACTGCTACGCCGAGCAGGTGGTGGCCCGGGTGGCCAGGGTCTGCAAG ggggacGTGGGTGGTGCCCGGACACTGCAGAAGAAGTGGACGACGTTCCTCAAGGCCCGGCTGGTGTGCTCAgcaccagagcagcagctccacttcAACCGGCTCCAGGCCGTGTTCACCCTGCCTGGGGCGGAGTGGCAGGAAACCACCTTCTTCGGGGTGTTCCAGGCTCGCTG gggggACGTGGATGTCTCAGCCATTTGCCGGTACCACATCCTGGAGGTGAAGAAGGCGTTCGAGGGGCCCTACAAGGAGTACCGGGAGCAGGCGCAGAGGTGGGGCCGCTACTCAGACGAGGTGCCGagcccccggcccggcgcg TGCATCACAGACTGGCACCGGCGGAACGGCTTTGCCAGCTCTCTGGAGCTGCCCGACAACACCCTCAACTTCGCCAAGAAGCACCCACTGATGGACGAGCCGGTGCCGCCGCAGCGCGGGTGCCCACTGCTGCTCAAGAAGGACTCCAACTTCACCCAGCTGGTGGTGGATCGcgtggcagggctggatggcACCGTCTATGAGGTGCTTTTCATCGGCACAG GCGACGGGTGGGTGCACAAGGCGCTGGATTTGGGCACTTCGATCCACctggtggaggagctgcaggtgtttGAGCCGGTGCAGCCCGTGGAGAGCCTGGTGCTGGCCGGGCGCAAG AAGCTGCTCTTCGCCGGCTCCCGTTTCCAAGTGGCCCAGTTGCCCCTGGCTGACTGTGGGCGGTACCAGTCGTGCACAGACTGTGTCCTGGCACGAGATCCCTACTGTGCCTGGAGCCGGAACACCAGTGCCTGTGTCCGCAGCGATGGGCAGAATGG GTCCCACCTGGTGCAGGACGTGCTGAACTCTGACaccagtgcctgctctgttcCTCAGGCAGCCAGACAAT ggcCTCCAGCTCCCAAGAACGTGACGGTGGTGGCGGGCACCGACCTGGTGCTGACGTGCCGGCTGGGCTCCAACCTGGCGCGGGTGCTGTGGACGTTCGAGGGCCGGGCACTGGCGGCTGAGCAGGTGCTGGTGCTGAGTGACACGCGGCTGCGGGCGCTGgtggtgccaggggctggggtgCAGCACAGCGGCACGTACCGGTGCCTGGCTGAGGAGCAGGGGGCCCGCCTGGGTGCCCAGGAGTACCGGGTGGCCGTGCTGGCGGGGCCCGGCGCGCCGCTGGAGACGCGGGCACCGCTGGAGAACCTGGGCGTGGTGTGGGTGCTGGCCGTGTGCCTCGGCGCCCTGTGCCTCgtgctgctgcttgtggtgCTCTCGCTGTGGCGGCGCCTGCGGGAGGAGCTGGGCAAGGGCGCCAAGGCCATCGAGAGCACCCTGGTGTACCCCATCGAGCTGCCCAAGGAGCCGCCCAGCCCCCGCTTCGTGTCCAGCGCTGCCTCTGACTCGGATGAGAAGCTCTGGGACCCCTCCAGCTACTACTACTCAGATGGGTCGCTCAAGATCGTGCCTGGCCACGCCACGTGCCGCAATGGCGGCCCCGGAACTGCCACCTCACCGCCCGcagccatccctgggcagcccctgcactCGCCCACCCGCATCCACCTGGGCCCCCTGCGTGGCTCCTCCTCCAACGGGTACATCCGGCTGGCGCTGGGAACTGAGGAGCGCCCGCCCTGCGCTGACCTGGCTGAGGAGCTGCGGCGGAAGCTGCAGCAGCGCCAGCCCCTGCCCGACTCCAACCCCGAGGAGTCATCGGTCTGA
- the SEMA4C gene encoding semaphorin-4C isoform X2: MAPGRPLALVSLLALAATAATAPGASWSAVPRRTVPYAELRDAAKRFSHRGVSHYLTLTLDEAEGLLYVGAREALFALATGTVELKAAISWEAPMEKKAECVQKGKNNQTDCFNYVRFLQSYNSSHLYACGTYAFQPKCTYIELSGFTLEQVAFEDGKGKCPYDPTKGHTGLIVDGELYSATFNNFLGTEPVILRNLGPHYSMKTEYLTSWLNEPHFVASAFVPESSGSSTGDDDKVYFFFSERAVEYDCYAEQVVARVARVCKGDVGGARTLQKKWTTFLKARLVCSAPEQQLHFNRLQAVFTLPGAEWQETTFFGVFQARWGDVDVSAICRYHILEVKKAFEGPYKEYREQAQRWGRYSDEVPSPRPGACITDWHRRNGFASSLELPDNTLNFAKKHPLMDEPVPPQRGCPLLLKKDSNFTQLVVDRVAGLDGTVYEVLFIGTGDGWVHKALDLGTSIHLVEELQVFEPVQPVESLVLAGRKKLLFAGSRFQVAQLPLADCGRYQSCTDCVLARDPYCAWSRNTSACVRSDGQNGSHLVQDVLNSDTSACSVPQAARQWPPAPKNVTVVAGTDLVLTCRLGSNLARVLWTFEGRALAAEQVLVLSDTRLRALVVPGAGVQHSGTYRCLAEEQGARLGAQEYRVAVLAGPGAPLETRAPLENLGVVWVLAVCLGALCLVLLLVVLSLWRRLREELGKGAKAIESTLVYPIELPKEPPSPRFVSSAASDSDEKLWDPSSYYYSDGSLKIVPGHATCRNGGPGTATSPPAAIPGQPLHSPTRIHLGPLRGSSSNGYIRLALGTEERPPCADLAEELRRKLQQRQPLPDSNPEESSV; this comes from the exons ATGGCCCCCGGCCGGCCTCTGGCCCTCGTCTCGCTGCTGGCCCTCGCTGCCACCGCTGCCACCGCCCCGGGGGCCTCGTGGAGCGCCGTGCCCCGGAGAACCGTCCCCTATGCTG AGCTGAGGGACGCGGCCAAGCGCTTCTCCCACAGAGGGGTCTCGCACTACCTGACGCTGACGCTGGACGAGGCCGAGGGGCTGCTCTACGTGGGCGCCCGCGAGGCCCTGTTTGCACTGGCCACCGGCACTGTGGAGCTCAAGGCGGCG ATCTCCTGGGAAGCCCCCATGGAGAAGAAAGCGGAGTGTGTGCAGAAGGGCAAGAACAACCAG ACCGACTGCTTCAACTATGTGCGGTTCCTGCAGAGCTACAACAGCTCCCACCTCTACGCCTGCGGCACTTACGCCTTTCAGCCCAAGTGCACCTACATC GAACTGTCTGGCTTCACCCTGGAACAAGTGGCATTTGAGGATGGCAAAGGGAAGTGTCCCTACGACCCCACTAAGGGACACACTGGCCTCATCGTGG ATGGGGAGCTCTATTCCGCCACCTTCAACAACTTCCTGGGCACGGAGCCTGTCATCCTGCGCAACCTGGGCCCACACTACTCCATGAAGACAGAATATCTCACCTCCTGGCTCAATG agccccacTTCGTGGCCTCGGCGTTCGTGCCGGagagctcaggcagcagcactggcgACGACGACAAGGtgtatttcttcttcagtgAGCGCGCGGTGGAGTACGACTGCTACGCCGAGCAGGTGGTGGCCCGGGTGGCCAGGGTCTGCAAG ggggacGTGGGTGGTGCCCGGACACTGCAGAAGAAGTGGACGACGTTCCTCAAGGCCCGGCTGGTGTGCTCAgcaccagagcagcagctccacttcAACCGGCTCCAGGCCGTGTTCACCCTGCCTGGGGCGGAGTGGCAGGAAACCACCTTCTTCGGGGTGTTCCAGGCTCGCTG gggggACGTGGATGTCTCAGCCATTTGCCGGTACCACATCCTGGAGGTGAAGAAGGCGTTCGAGGGGCCCTACAAGGAGTACCGGGAGCAGGCGCAGAGGTGGGGCCGCTACTCAGACGAGGTGCCGagcccccggcccggcgcg TGCATCACAGACTGGCACCGGCGGAACGGCTTTGCCAGCTCTCTGGAGCTGCCCGACAACACCCTCAACTTCGCCAAGAAGCACCCACTGATGGACGAGCCGGTGCCGCCGCAGCGCGGGTGCCCACTGCTGCTCAAGAAGGACTCCAACTTCACCCAGCTGGTGGTGGATCGcgtggcagggctggatggcACCGTCTATGAGGTGCTTTTCATCGGCACAG GCGACGGGTGGGTGCACAAGGCGCTGGATTTGGGCACTTCGATCCACctggtggaggagctgcaggtgtttGAGCCGGTGCAGCCCGTGGAGAGCCTGGTGCTGGCCGGGCGCAAG AAGCTGCTCTTCGCCGGCTCCCGTTTCCAAGTGGCCCAGTTGCCCCTGGCTGACTGTGGGCGGTACCAGTCGTGCACAGACTGTGTCCTGGCACGAGATCCCTACTGTGCCTGGAGCCGGAACACCAGTGCCTGTGTCCGCAGCGATGGGCAGAATGG GTCCCACCTGGTGCAGGACGTGCTGAACTCTGACaccagtgcctgctctgttcCTCAGGCAGCCAGACAAT ggcCTCCAGCTCCCAAGAACGTGACGGTGGTGGCGGGCACCGACCTGGTGCTGACGTGCCGGCTGGGCTCCAACCTGGCGCGGGTGCTGTGGACGTTCGAGGGCCGGGCACTGGCGGCTGAGCAGGTGCTGGTGCTGAGTGACACGCGGCTGCGGGCGCTGgtggtgccaggggctggggtgCAGCACAGCGGCACGTACCGGTGCCTGGCTGAGGAGCAGGGGGCCCGCCTGGGTGCCCAGGAGTACCGGGTGGCCGTGCTGGCGGGGCCCGGCGCGCCGCTGGAGACGCGGGCACCGCTGGAGAACCTGGGCGTGGTGTGGGTGCTGGCCGTGTGCCTCGGCGCCCTGTGCCTCgtgctgctgcttgtggtgCTCTCGCTGTGGCGGCGCCTGCGGGAGGAGCTGGGCAAGGGCGCCAAGGCCATCGAGAGCACCCTGGTGTACCCCATCGAGCTGCCCAAGGAGCCGCCCAGCCCCCGCTTCGTGTCCAGCGCTGCCTCTGACTCGGATGAGAAGCTCTGGGACCCCTCCAGCTACTACTACTCAGATGGGTCGCTCAAGATCGTGCCTGGCCACGCCACGTGCCGCAATGGCGGCCCCGGAACTGCCACCTCACCGCCCGcagccatccctgggcagcccctgcactCGCCCACCCGCATCCACCTGGGCCCCCTGCGTGGCTCCTCCTCCAACGGGTACATCCGGCTGGCGCTGGGAACTGAGGAGCGCCCGCCCTGCGCTGACCTGGCTGAGGAGCTGCGGCGGAAGCTGCAGCAGCGCCAGCCCCTGCCCGACTCCAACCCCGAGGAGTCATCGGTCTGA
- the SEMA4C gene encoding semaphorin-4C isoform X3, with translation MEKKAECVQKGKNNQTDCFNYVRFLQSYNSSHLYACGTYAFQPKCTYIELSGFTLEQVAFEDGKGKCPYDPTKGHTGLIVDGELYSATFNNFLGTEPVILRNLGPHYSMKTEYLTSWLNEPHFVASAFVPESSGSSTGDDDKVYFFFSERAVEYDCYAEQVVARVARVCKGDVGGARTLQKKWTTFLKARLVCSAPEQQLHFNRLQAVFTLPGAEWQETTFFGVFQARWGDVDVSAICRYHILEVKKAFEGPYKEYREQAQRWGRYSDEVPSPRPGACITDWHRRNGFASSLELPDNTLNFAKKHPLMDEPVPPQRGCPLLLKKDSNFTQLVVDRVAGLDGTVYEVLFIGTGDGWVHKALDLGTSIHLVEELQVFEPVQPVESLVLAGRKKLLFAGSRFQVAQLPLADCGRYQSCTDCVLARDPYCAWSRNTSACVRSDGQNGSHLVQDVLNSDTSACSVPQAARQWPPAPKNVTVVAGTDLVLTCRLGSNLARVLWTFEGRALAAEQVLVLSDTRLRALVVPGAGVQHSGTYRCLAEEQGARLGAQEYRVAVLAGPGAPLETRAPLENLGVVWVLAVCLGALCLVLLLVVLSLWRRLREELGKGAKAIESTLVYPIELPKEPPSPRFVSSAASDSDEKLWDPSSYYYSDGSLKIVPGHATCRNGGPGTATSPPAAIPGQPLHSPTRIHLGPLRGSSSNGYIRLALGTEERPPCADLAEELRRKLQQRQPLPDSNPEESSV, from the exons ATGGAGAAGAAAGCGGAGTGTGTGCAGAAGGGCAAGAACAACCAG ACCGACTGCTTCAACTATGTGCGGTTCCTGCAGAGCTACAACAGCTCCCACCTCTACGCCTGCGGCACTTACGCCTTTCAGCCCAAGTGCACCTACATC GAACTGTCTGGCTTCACCCTGGAACAAGTGGCATTTGAGGATGGCAAAGGGAAGTGTCCCTACGACCCCACTAAGGGACACACTGGCCTCATCGTGG ATGGGGAGCTCTATTCCGCCACCTTCAACAACTTCCTGGGCACGGAGCCTGTCATCCTGCGCAACCTGGGCCCACACTACTCCATGAAGACAGAATATCTCACCTCCTGGCTCAATG agccccacTTCGTGGCCTCGGCGTTCGTGCCGGagagctcaggcagcagcactggcgACGACGACAAGGtgtatttcttcttcagtgAGCGCGCGGTGGAGTACGACTGCTACGCCGAGCAGGTGGTGGCCCGGGTGGCCAGGGTCTGCAAG ggggacGTGGGTGGTGCCCGGACACTGCAGAAGAAGTGGACGACGTTCCTCAAGGCCCGGCTGGTGTGCTCAgcaccagagcagcagctccacttcAACCGGCTCCAGGCCGTGTTCACCCTGCCTGGGGCGGAGTGGCAGGAAACCACCTTCTTCGGGGTGTTCCAGGCTCGCTG gggggACGTGGATGTCTCAGCCATTTGCCGGTACCACATCCTGGAGGTGAAGAAGGCGTTCGAGGGGCCCTACAAGGAGTACCGGGAGCAGGCGCAGAGGTGGGGCCGCTACTCAGACGAGGTGCCGagcccccggcccggcgcg TGCATCACAGACTGGCACCGGCGGAACGGCTTTGCCAGCTCTCTGGAGCTGCCCGACAACACCCTCAACTTCGCCAAGAAGCACCCACTGATGGACGAGCCGGTGCCGCCGCAGCGCGGGTGCCCACTGCTGCTCAAGAAGGACTCCAACTTCACCCAGCTGGTGGTGGATCGcgtggcagggctggatggcACCGTCTATGAGGTGCTTTTCATCGGCACAG GCGACGGGTGGGTGCACAAGGCGCTGGATTTGGGCACTTCGATCCACctggtggaggagctgcaggtgtttGAGCCGGTGCAGCCCGTGGAGAGCCTGGTGCTGGCCGGGCGCAAG AAGCTGCTCTTCGCCGGCTCCCGTTTCCAAGTGGCCCAGTTGCCCCTGGCTGACTGTGGGCGGTACCAGTCGTGCACAGACTGTGTCCTGGCACGAGATCCCTACTGTGCCTGGAGCCGGAACACCAGTGCCTGTGTCCGCAGCGATGGGCAGAATGG GTCCCACCTGGTGCAGGACGTGCTGAACTCTGACaccagtgcctgctctgttcCTCAGGCAGCCAGACAAT ggcCTCCAGCTCCCAAGAACGTGACGGTGGTGGCGGGCACCGACCTGGTGCTGACGTGCCGGCTGGGCTCCAACCTGGCGCGGGTGCTGTGGACGTTCGAGGGCCGGGCACTGGCGGCTGAGCAGGTGCTGGTGCTGAGTGACACGCGGCTGCGGGCGCTGgtggtgccaggggctggggtgCAGCACAGCGGCACGTACCGGTGCCTGGCTGAGGAGCAGGGGGCCCGCCTGGGTGCCCAGGAGTACCGGGTGGCCGTGCTGGCGGGGCCCGGCGCGCCGCTGGAGACGCGGGCACCGCTGGAGAACCTGGGCGTGGTGTGGGTGCTGGCCGTGTGCCTCGGCGCCCTGTGCCTCgtgctgctgcttgtggtgCTCTCGCTGTGGCGGCGCCTGCGGGAGGAGCTGGGCAAGGGCGCCAAGGCCATCGAGAGCACCCTGGTGTACCCCATCGAGCTGCCCAAGGAGCCGCCCAGCCCCCGCTTCGTGTCCAGCGCTGCCTCTGACTCGGATGAGAAGCTCTGGGACCCCTCCAGCTACTACTACTCAGATGGGTCGCTCAAGATCGTGCCTGGCCACGCCACGTGCCGCAATGGCGGCCCCGGAACTGCCACCTCACCGCCCGcagccatccctgggcagcccctgcactCGCCCACCCGCATCCACCTGGGCCCCCTGCGTGGCTCCTCCTCCAACGGGTACATCCGGCTGGCGCTGGGAACTGAGGAGCGCCCGCCCTGCGCTGACCTGGCTGAGGAGCTGCGGCGGAAGCTGCAGCAGCGCCAGCCCCTGCCCGACTCCAACCCCGAGGAGTCATCGGTCTGA